In a genomic window of Streptomyces pristinaespiralis:
- a CDS encoding DUF2269 family protein: MSATAVSQSPTTRGRTKKKFELSRRARRLTLAVHVVTSVGWVGLSLAMAVLAVMGYTTEDAAVAKGVYYAMYVFDDTCVTVFSITAALSGILLSCGTKWGLLLHWWIIAKWVITLFMTIFAWFVIHPIVMKATDNTATAGGAPPEPGWPADFLLWSVPVLFALLTVAAVVSVYKPWGRTSRGRRTAPRGGRS, encoded by the coding sequence TTGTCCGCCACCGCCGTAAGCCAGTCCCCCACCACGCGAGGCAGGACCAAGAAGAAGTTCGAACTCTCCCGCAGGGCGCGCAGGCTGACGCTCGCCGTCCACGTCGTCACCTCGGTCGGCTGGGTGGGCCTGTCCCTGGCGATGGCCGTGCTGGCCGTCATGGGGTACACCACCGAGGACGCCGCGGTCGCCAAGGGCGTCTACTACGCGATGTACGTCTTCGACGACACCTGCGTCACGGTGTTCAGCATCACCGCTGCGCTGTCCGGCATTCTGCTGTCCTGCGGCACCAAGTGGGGCCTGCTGCTGCACTGGTGGATCATCGCCAAGTGGGTGATCACCCTGTTCATGACGATCTTCGCGTGGTTCGTGATCCACCCGATCGTCATGAAGGCCACCGACAACACCGCGACGGCGGGCGGCGCGCCGCCGGAGCCGGGCTGGCCGGCGGACTTCCTGCTGTGGAGCGTGCCGGTGCTGTTCGCGCTGCTGACCGTCGCGGCGGTGGTGTCCGTCTACAAGCCGTGGGGTCGCACCTCCCGCGGCCGGCGCACCGCGCCGCGCGGCGGGCGTTCCTGA
- a CDS encoding NAD(P)H-binding protein, which produces MTVLVTGATGSVGRHVVDHLVAAGAQVRALTRTPATAGLPDGVEVFEGDLEQPQTLRAALTGVERLYLFPVPQTAREVVALAKEAGVRRIVVLSSSSVLDTSGDNHSGEHHRTVERAVEESGIEWTFVRPDEFATNLLWKWGHSIRTEGVVRTPYGGAPRVLIHEADVAAVAATALVEDGHAGQAYVLTGPQAITQVDQVKAIADAIGTEVAFEEITPDQAREQMGHFMPPPVVEMILGYLADAMDNPPVPLDTVERITGRPARTFARWAADHAADFAPQRETVAA; this is translated from the coding sequence GTGACAGTTCTGGTGACAGGAGCGACAGGATCCGTCGGCCGGCATGTGGTCGACCACCTCGTGGCGGCGGGGGCGCAGGTGCGTGCCCTGACCCGCACCCCGGCCACGGCCGGGCTCCCCGACGGCGTCGAGGTGTTCGAGGGCGACCTCGAGCAGCCGCAGACGCTGCGGGCCGCCCTGACCGGCGTGGAGCGCCTCTACCTCTTCCCGGTCCCTCAGACCGCACGGGAGGTCGTCGCCCTCGCCAAGGAGGCCGGAGTGCGGCGCATCGTGGTGCTCTCCTCGTCGTCCGTGCTCGACACCTCCGGCGACAACCACAGCGGTGAGCACCACCGGACCGTGGAGCGCGCCGTCGAGGAGTCCGGCATCGAGTGGACCTTCGTCCGCCCCGACGAGTTCGCCACCAACCTGCTGTGGAAATGGGGCCACTCCATCCGCACCGAGGGCGTCGTGCGCACCCCCTACGGCGGCGCGCCGCGCGTCCTGATCCACGAGGCCGACGTCGCCGCGGTGGCCGCCACCGCGCTCGTCGAGGACGGCCACGCCGGACAGGCGTACGTGCTGACCGGCCCGCAGGCCATCACCCAGGTGGACCAGGTGAAGGCGATCGCCGACGCCATCGGCACCGAGGTCGCCTTCGAGGAGATCACCCCCGACCAGGCGCGTGAGCAGATGGGCCACTTCATGCCGCCGCCGGTCGTCGAGATGATCCTCGGCTACCTCGCCGACGCCATGGACAACCCGCCCGTGCCGCTGGACACCGTCGAGCGGATCACCGGCCGCCCGGCCCGCACCTTCGCCCGGTGGGCCGCGGACCACGCCGCCGACTTCGCCCCCCAGCGCGAGACGGTGGCGGCGTGA
- a CDS encoding phosphoribosylanthranilate isomerase — protein sequence MLVKICGATTTAEVDAVAASGADLIGLWHHVPGGRADLTLDQLTVLSARALGAGLEPVLVTFSADPGVLATAVRAAKVPWVQLHGFQPPGVLRALRAQCPDGLKIAKVLHVRDDTCLEGRLTGAYERAGADCFLFDAVTGDGRIGSTAQRLDDTTVTKLADATTLPFLLAGGLGPAGHGDFPATSAHPRFLGIDVDSAARGDDGLLDKNRAQAVTRAWRTT from the coding sequence ATGCTGGTCAAGATCTGCGGCGCCACCACCACGGCGGAGGTCGACGCCGTCGCCGCCTCCGGTGCCGACCTGATCGGCCTGTGGCACCACGTCCCGGGCGGCCGCGCCGACCTGACGCTCGATCAGCTCACCGTGCTCTCCGCCCGAGCCCTCGGCGCGGGCCTCGAGCCCGTCCTGGTCACCTTCTCCGCCGACCCCGGCGTGCTGGCGACGGCCGTGCGGGCGGCGAAGGTGCCCTGGGTCCAACTGCACGGCTTCCAGCCCCCGGGCGTGCTGCGCGCCCTGCGCGCGCAGTGCCCCGACGGCCTGAAGATCGCCAAGGTGCTGCACGTGCGCGACGACACCTGCCTGGAGGGCCGGCTCACCGGCGCCTACGAGCGGGCCGGGGCCGACTGCTTCCTCTTCGACGCCGTCACGGGCGACGGCCGCATCGGCTCCACCGCCCAGCGCCTGGACGACACCACCGTCACGAAGCTGGCGGACGCCACCACCCTGCCGTTCCTCCTCGCCGGCGGCCTCGGCCCCGCGGGCCACGGCGACTTCCCCGCCACCTCGGCCCACCCCCGCTTCCTCGGCATCGACGTCGACTCCGCCGCCCGCGGCGACGACGGCCTCCTCGACAAGAATCGCGCCCAGGCCGTCACCCGCGCCTGGCGCACCACCTGA
- a CDS encoding NAD(P)-dependent alcohol dehydrogenase, giving the protein MDKPVPDVGSRDALVRTTKALICTSDSHTVQGGIGPREDLTLGHEAVGVVESVGSDVKDFRPGDRVLVGAITPDWGDLASQNGHPSQSGGPLGGFKFANLKDGVFAEFFHVGDADANLAKIPDRIPDEAAVYCADMLSTGFMGAEHGNIPMGGTVAVLAQGPVGLMATAGARLLGAGLVIGVESVPSRQELARHYGADEIVDFTHEDVTERVLELTGGQGVDTAIEALGADVTFRTCVEITKPGGTISNIGYFGSGDHVSIPRVAWGVGMADKTIASGLCPGGRLRMERLLRVLEKGRLDPTRMTTHTYSFDEMERAFEVSDKKLEDVVKVLVSF; this is encoded by the coding sequence ATGGACAAGCCGGTCCCCGACGTCGGCTCCCGTGACGCCCTGGTGCGGACGACGAAGGCCCTGATCTGCACCTCCGACTCCCACACGGTGCAGGGAGGCATCGGACCGCGGGAAGACCTCACGCTGGGGCACGAGGCGGTCGGCGTCGTGGAGTCCGTGGGCAGCGACGTGAAGGACTTCCGGCCGGGCGACCGTGTCCTCGTCGGCGCCATCACCCCCGACTGGGGCGACCTGGCCTCCCAGAACGGCCACCCGTCCCAGTCGGGCGGACCGCTCGGGGGATTCAAGTTCGCGAACCTGAAGGACGGCGTGTTCGCCGAGTTCTTCCATGTCGGTGACGCCGACGCCAACCTCGCGAAAATCCCCGACAGGATCCCCGACGAAGCGGCCGTCTACTGCGCCGACATGCTTTCCACGGGATTCATGGGCGCCGAACACGGCAACATCCCGATGGGCGGGACCGTGGCCGTTCTCGCCCAGGGCCCCGTGGGACTGATGGCGACGGCAGGGGCCCGACTCCTGGGCGCGGGACTCGTCATCGGCGTCGAGTCCGTGCCGAGCCGGCAGGAACTCGCGCGCCACTACGGAGCGGACGAGATCGTCGACTTCACCCACGAGGACGTGACCGAACGCGTTCTCGAACTGACCGGCGGCCAGGGGGTGGACACGGCGATCGAGGCGCTCGGCGCGGACGTCACCTTCAGGACCTGCGTCGAGATCACGAAGCCCGGCGGCACGATCTCCAACATCGGCTACTTCGGCTCCGGCGACCACGTCAGCATTCCCCGCGTCGCCTGGGGCGTCGGCATGGCCGACAAGACGATCGCCTCCGGCCTCTGCCCCGGCGGAAGGCTGCGGATGGAGCGCCTGCTGCGCGTCCTGGAGAAGGGCCGCCTCGACCCCACGCGCATGACCACCCACACCTACTCCTTCGACGAGATGGAACGCGCCTTCGAGGTGTCGGACAAGAAGCTGGAGGACGTCGTCAAGGTGCTGGTGAGCTTCTAG
- a CDS encoding universal stress protein translates to MADQREETGRIVVGVDGSDSSKQALRWAVRQAEATGGVVEAVTAWDFPQFHGALGWLPPSSGDEAALEARARKELDEAVEEAVGSQPPVEVRSEVRYGTPASVLLNAAHGATLLVVGSRGLGGFAGLLLGSVAQHCTQHAACPVLVLRGDSQ, encoded by the coding sequence ATGGCTGACCAGCGCGAGGAGACGGGCCGCATCGTGGTCGGAGTGGACGGTTCGGACTCGTCGAAGCAGGCCCTTCGCTGGGCCGTGCGTCAGGCGGAGGCCACCGGCGGTGTGGTGGAGGCGGTGACCGCCTGGGACTTTCCGCAGTTCCACGGCGCGCTCGGCTGGCTGCCCCCGTCGAGCGGCGACGAGGCCGCGCTGGAGGCCCGGGCACGCAAGGAACTCGACGAAGCCGTCGAGGAAGCCGTGGGATCGCAGCCGCCGGTGGAGGTACGCAGCGAGGTGCGTTACGGCACCCCGGCCAGTGTGCTGCTGAACGCGGCCCACGGCGCGACCTTGCTCGTGGTCGGCAGCAGGGGCCTCGGCGGCTTCGCGGGGCTGCTGTTGGGCTCGGTGGCCCAGCACTGCACCCAGCACGCCGCATGCCCGGTCCTCGTGCTCCGCGGCGACAGCCAATGA
- a CDS encoding lactonase family protein, whose translation MNGTVPLRAFIGCFTTNGGRGIVRAAVDPRTGALTAEGTVETVPDPSYLAVGHRGSGPVLYCVSETAHGAVAGFDVSGPVPRPLGEPVATGAADPTHLAVCHDHLVTADYGSGSVTVLPLAADGSPLAPSSVLRHEGSGPDRERQSAPHAHQVVQDPSGGWVLSVDLGTDSVRVCSLDPGTGQLALHSVMDLPPGTGPRHLVFHPRGSHAYVLGELRPTVTVCRWDAASGVLLPVGEFPLFPDGAGVAVQPSAPVVSRDGRHLWAAVRGTDTIEVLSLDETGEVARVVTSVPCGGHWPRDLVLHPSGAHLYAANERSGDVTWFDVDATGVPRRAGSLAVPAASSVAFA comes from the coding sequence ATGAACGGCACGGTGCCCCTGAGGGCTTTCATCGGTTGCTTTACAACAAATGGGGGACGGGGAATCGTCCGGGCCGCGGTGGATCCGCGCACCGGGGCGCTGACCGCGGAAGGCACCGTCGAGACCGTTCCCGACCCGTCGTATCTGGCTGTGGGACACCGGGGAAGCGGCCCGGTTCTCTACTGCGTGTCCGAAACGGCCCACGGGGCGGTCGCCGGCTTCGACGTCTCGGGGCCGGTGCCCCGGCCGCTCGGCGAGCCCGTTGCGACAGGAGCGGCCGACCCGACGCACCTCGCCGTCTGCCACGACCACCTGGTGACGGCGGACTACGGGTCCGGGAGCGTCACCGTGCTGCCGCTGGCCGCCGACGGCAGCCCCCTCGCGCCGAGCAGCGTGCTGCGCCACGAGGGGTCCGGGCCGGACCGGGAACGCCAGTCGGCCCCGCACGCCCATCAGGTGGTCCAGGATCCTTCGGGAGGCTGGGTGCTGAGCGTCGACCTCGGCACCGACTCGGTGCGGGTCTGCTCCCTGGACCCGGGCACCGGGCAGCTCGCCCTCCACAGCGTCATGGACCTGCCGCCGGGCACGGGCCCGCGCCACCTCGTCTTCCACCCGCGCGGCAGCCACGCCTACGTGCTCGGTGAGCTGCGGCCCACCGTCACCGTGTGCCGCTGGGACGCGGCCTCGGGCGTGCTGCTGCCGGTCGGTGAGTTTCCCCTCTTCCCGGACGGCGCCGGCGTTGCGGTGCAGCCCTCCGCGCCCGTCGTCTCCCGGGACGGGCGGCATCTGTGGGCGGCCGTCCGCGGCACCGACACCATCGAGGTCCTCTCGCTGGACGAGACGGGCGAGGTGGCACGGGTCGTCACCTCGGTGCCGTGCGGAGGCCACTGGCCGCGCGACCTCGTACTGCACCCGTCGGGCGCCCACCTGTACGCCGCCAACGAGCGTTCGGGCGATGTGACCTGGTTCGACGTCGACGCGACGGGGGTGCCGCGCCGAGCCGGGTCACTCGCCGTGCCGGCGGCGTCCAGCGTCGCCTTCGCCTGA
- a CDS encoding zinc-binding dehydrogenase, with amino-acid sequence MSVDTGTAAGRGTAPAAPAAPAAGGATAHVHVRLTGSGRPEDHIVAGHGTRPTAGRGKVVVRVEAAGVSFAEVQMLQHLHPFPPKFPFVPGYDLVGRVVETGEGVTGWNTGDRVAAMPRHGAWQTYVEVPAAALAAVPEHLDAAVAVSLITNGVTAYQMLHRQTRLAAGSTVLVHGASGGVGTLLTQLAVHAQLRVIGTASPAKHPAVRALGAEPLDYRTEDLPAAVRELAPDGVDAVFDHIGGRGLDAGWAMLADGGTLVSFDSSVAGYRPGQWFRPHVPALRRTAARWIAAKLRLTRGRRQSMYYVKPGDDFRADLAALYRLVDEGVLRPEIAGRHPLTEAPAAVRALLDGATVGKHVLIP; translated from the coding sequence GTGAGCGTCGACACCGGCACGGCCGCAGGCCGCGGGACCGCCCCCGCCGCCCCCGCCGCGCCCGCCGCCGGCGGCGCGACGGCCCACGTCCATGTGCGGCTCACCGGCAGCGGCCGCCCCGAGGACCACATCGTCGCCGGCCACGGCACACGGCCCACCGCGGGCCGCGGCAAGGTCGTCGTGCGCGTCGAGGCCGCCGGCGTGTCCTTCGCCGAGGTGCAGATGCTCCAGCACCTGCACCCCTTCCCGCCCAAGTTCCCCTTCGTGCCCGGCTACGACCTGGTGGGCCGCGTCGTGGAGACCGGCGAGGGCGTCACCGGCTGGAACACCGGCGACCGCGTCGCCGCGATGCCCCGCCACGGCGCCTGGCAGACGTACGTCGAGGTGCCCGCCGCCGCGCTCGCCGCGGTGCCCGAGCACCTGGACGCGGCCGTCGCCGTCTCCCTGATCACCAACGGTGTGACGGCCTACCAGATGCTGCACCGGCAGACCCGGCTCGCCGCCGGCTCCACCGTGCTCGTGCACGGCGCCAGCGGCGGCGTGGGCACCCTGCTCACCCAGCTCGCCGTCCACGCGCAGCTGCGCGTCATCGGCACCGCCTCACCCGCCAAGCACCCGGCGGTGCGCGCGCTGGGCGCGGAACCCCTCGACTACCGCACCGAGGACCTGCCCGCCGCCGTACGGGAACTGGCACCCGACGGCGTCGACGCCGTCTTCGACCACATCGGCGGACGCGGCCTGGACGCCGGCTGGGCCATGCTCGCCGACGGCGGCACCCTCGTCTCGTTCGACTCCTCCGTGGCCGGCTACCGGCCCGGTCAGTGGTTCAGGCCGCACGTGCCCGCACTGCGCCGCACCGCCGCCCGCTGGATCGCGGCCAAGCTCCGCCTCACCCGCGGCCGCCGCCAGAGCATGTACTACGTCAAACCCGGCGACGACTTCCGGGCCGACCTCGCCGCGCTGTACCGGCTGGTCGACGAGGGCGTCCTGCGCCCCGAGATCGCCGGCCGCCATCCGCTGACCGAGGCCCCGGCCGCGGTCCGCGCCCTGCTGGACGGCGCCACCGTCGGCAAGCACGTCCTGATCCCCTGA
- a CDS encoding ester cyclase: MTATLAEQPAVTVQERNKQIALDCAAAWNRWDLDGIFTHWSPDIKHFSEDRPVDSEIMKAAMRGGLAAFPDLHLDVRSAVSEGDRVILRITVTATHRGDFFGKAATGKKVTWFMLEELRFDDAGKIIEHYDVFNYLPMLKELGFVAADVM, translated from the coding sequence ATGACCGCAACACTCGCCGAGCAGCCCGCCGTCACCGTCCAGGAGCGCAACAAGCAGATCGCGCTGGACTGCGCCGCCGCCTGGAACCGCTGGGACCTGGACGGGATCTTCACGCACTGGTCGCCGGACATCAAGCACTTCTCCGAGGACCGCCCGGTCGACTCCGAGATCATGAAGGCCGCGATGCGCGGCGGACTCGCCGCCTTCCCGGACCTGCACCTGGACGTCAGGAGCGCCGTCTCCGAAGGCGACCGCGTCATCCTGCGGATCACCGTGACCGCCACCCACCGGGGCGACTTCTTCGGCAAGGCCGCGACCGGCAAGAAGGTCACCTGGTTCATGCTCGAGGAGCTGCGCTTCGACGACGCCGGAAAGATCATCGAGCACTACGACGTCTTCAACTACCTGCCGATGCTCAAGGAGCTGGGCTTCGTCGCCGCCGACGTCATGTGA
- a CDS encoding HAD family hydrolase translates to MTGSGIELVIFDCDGVLVDSERICVEVDAVIMADLGCAFTEAEIVERFVGSSTEVYTAAVEERLGRRLEKDWQKKYEHLYEAAFETGLTAVDGVKDALDDLTAAVCVASNGDHAGIRRSLDIVALSDRFEGRVFSAADVPRGKPAPDLFLHAARSMGVEPRACAVVEDSAYGVRAARAAGMRAFGYCGGLTPASRLAGPGTVVFDDMRDLPGLLSAVR, encoded by the coding sequence ATGACGGGGAGCGGCATCGAACTGGTGATCTTCGACTGCGACGGTGTGCTGGTCGACAGCGAGAGGATATGCGTCGAAGTGGACGCGGTGATCATGGCTGATCTGGGGTGCGCGTTCACCGAGGCCGAGATCGTCGAACGGTTCGTGGGCTCGTCCACCGAGGTGTACACCGCGGCCGTGGAGGAGCGTCTCGGACGGCGCCTGGAGAAGGACTGGCAGAAGAAGTACGAGCACCTGTACGAGGCGGCCTTCGAGACCGGGCTCACCGCGGTCGACGGCGTCAAGGACGCGCTCGACGATCTCACCGCGGCCGTGTGCGTCGCCTCGAACGGTGATCACGCCGGCATCCGGCGCAGTCTGGACATCGTCGCCCTGTCCGACCGCTTCGAGGGGCGCGTCTTCAGCGCGGCGGACGTCCCCCGGGGCAAGCCCGCACCCGACCTGTTCCTGCACGCCGCCCGCTCCATGGGGGTGGAGCCCCGGGCGTGCGCGGTGGTCGAGGACAGCGCGTACGGGGTGCGGGCGGCTCGCGCGGCGGGGATGCGGGCCTTCGGCTACTGCGGGGGCCTCACCCCGGCCTCCCGGCTGGCGGGTCCGGGCACGGTCGTGTTCGACGACATGCGTGATCTGCCCGGGCTGCTGTCCGCGGTCCGCTGA
- a CDS encoding glucose-6-phosphate dehydrogenase, with the protein MTIRRLVVFGGTGDLTGRFLLPALAALHAAGHIDDRFGLTGASREDWDGERYRKWADAQLERHGADLPADSRRAVIASADYRRADVTDPADVGAAVAGEDPVAVYLALPPALFPATVTALHEAALPPGSRIVLEKPFGEDLAGAQELNRLLADLVPERAVFRVDHFLAMTTVQNVLGSRLANRVLEPIWNSTHIAEIEIVWDETLALEGRAGYYDHVGALKDMVQNHLLQLLCLVAMEPPLTLGERDLRDRKVDVLRSVRPLTDFDVAHRTRRARYSSGRAGDREVPAYVDEDGVDARRRTETFAEIVLELDSWRWTGTRFRLRSGKGLGKDRKEVAVHFRSVPHLPFGQDKDVRPNVLRFGLEPESLSMDMTVTGSRAETLTQLALTAEMDAPALPAYGRLLLDVLGGDPALSIRSDEAEEAWRVVEPVLSAWERDLVPMEEYPAGSDGPPPRHTTPGRRDDLLHEEAVMPADS; encoded by the coding sequence ATGACCATCCGACGACTCGTCGTCTTCGGCGGGACAGGCGACCTCACGGGCCGCTTCCTGCTGCCGGCGCTGGCCGCCCTGCACGCGGCGGGACACATCGACGACCGGTTCGGCCTGACGGGCGCCAGCCGGGAGGACTGGGACGGCGAACGGTACCGGAAGTGGGCCGACGCCCAGCTCGAACGCCACGGCGCCGACCTCCCTGCCGACTCCCGGCGAGCCGTCATCGCGTCGGCCGACTACCGCAGGGCCGACGTGACGGACCCCGCGGACGTGGGCGCGGCCGTCGCCGGTGAAGACCCCGTGGCCGTCTACCTCGCGCTCCCCCCGGCGCTGTTCCCGGCGACGGTGACCGCGCTGCACGAGGCCGCACTGCCCCCAGGCAGCCGCATCGTCCTGGAGAAGCCGTTCGGCGAGGACCTCGCCGGCGCACAGGAGTTGAACCGGCTGCTCGCCGATCTCGTACCCGAGCGCGCCGTCTTCCGGGTCGACCACTTCCTGGCCATGACGACCGTTCAGAACGTCCTCGGCAGCAGGCTCGCCAACCGGGTCCTCGAACCCATCTGGAACAGCACGCACATCGCCGAGATCGAGATCGTCTGGGACGAGACCCTCGCCCTGGAAGGGAGGGCCGGCTACTACGACCACGTCGGCGCGCTGAAGGACATGGTGCAGAACCACCTGCTGCAACTGCTGTGCCTGGTCGCCATGGAGCCGCCGCTCACCCTCGGCGAGCGGGACCTGCGCGACCGGAAGGTCGACGTGCTGCGGTCGGTGCGGCCGCTGACCGACTTCGACGTCGCGCACCGCACGCGCCGCGCCCGCTACTCGTCCGGCCGGGCCGGCGACCGCGAGGTGCCCGCCTATGTGGACGAGGACGGTGTCGACGCGCGGCGCCGGACCGAGACCTTCGCCGAGATCGTGCTGGAACTGGACAGCTGGCGCTGGACGGGCACCCGGTTCCGTCTGCGCAGCGGCAAGGGCCTCGGCAAGGACCGCAAGGAGGTCGCGGTGCACTTCCGTTCCGTACCTCACCTGCCCTTCGGACAGGACAAGGACGTCCGGCCCAACGTGCTGCGGTTCGGCCTGGAACCCGAGAGCCTGAGCATGGACATGACCGTGACGGGCTCGCGTGCCGAGACCCTCACCCAGCTCGCGCTGACCGCCGAGATGGACGCCCCCGCCCTGCCGGCCTACGGCCGTCTGCTGCTGGACGTTCTGGGCGGCGACCCCGCGCTGTCCATCCGCAGCGACGAGGCCGAGGAGGCCTGGCGTGTCGTCGAACCGGTCCTGTCCGCCTGGGAGCGGGACCTGGTGCCCATGGAGGAGTATCCGGCCGGCTCGGACGGGCCGCCCCCACGCCACACCACCCCTGGACGGCGGGACGACCTGCTCCACGAGGAAGCCGTCATGCCGGCCGACTCCTGA
- a CDS encoding transglutaminase-like domain-containing protein produces the protein MTTRLSTGALEATEFLDHETEQVRAFVADALPPGATTPTEQAVALYYAVRDTVRYEVYGADLTRQGLRASTVAAGRSGMCLHKSVLYAAGLRSLGIPARLVLTDVRNHLASEKLVSLLGGDVFHQHCLTSVRLEGQWVRATPVFNKNLCRLYRMAPLDFDGTADSVHHPFDLKGRRQMEFLRFHGEFDDLPYEAVLADLRAAHPGLFGAGDDRFTAGSLEHDAGRTAAA, from the coding sequence ATGACGACCCGACTGAGCACCGGCGCCCTCGAGGCCACCGAGTTCCTCGACCACGAGACCGAGCAGGTGCGCGCCTTCGTCGCCGACGCCCTGCCGCCCGGCGCCACCACCCCGACCGAGCAGGCCGTCGCCCTCTACTACGCGGTCCGCGACACCGTCCGCTACGAGGTCTACGGCGCCGACCTGACCCGCCAGGGCCTGCGCGCCAGCACCGTGGCGGCCGGCCGCTCCGGCATGTGCCTGCACAAGTCGGTCCTCTACGCGGCCGGCCTGCGCTCGCTCGGCATCCCCGCCCGCCTCGTCCTGACCGACGTGCGCAACCACCTCGCCTCCGAGAAGCTGGTGAGCCTGCTCGGCGGCGACGTGTTCCACCAGCACTGCCTGACCTCCGTACGCCTTGAAGGCCAATGGGTGCGCGCCACACCGGTGTTCAACAAGAACCTGTGCCGGCTCTACCGGATGGCGCCCCTCGACTTCGACGGCACCGCCGACAGCGTGCACCACCCCTTCGACCTGAAGGGCCGCCGGCAGATGGAATTCCTGCGCTTCCACGGCGAGTTCGACGACCTGCCCTACGAGGCGGTCCTGGCCGACCTGCGCGCCGCGCACCCCGGCCTGTTCGGCGCCGGCGACGACCGCTTCACGGCCGGATCCCTGGAGCACGACGCCGGCCGGACGGCGGCCGCCTGA
- a CDS encoding baeRF2 domain-containing protein gives MDLAFLQPLYEGEGPVASVHLDTSRSAHDADKQIELRRRAALRSLAEQGADQATLDVLEQMIGGVAEVPGPQGEALFASAGRLLGAFTLTEPPAADSALLLPVPDPLGLVIDRDHQLPHVVVAVDREGGDVTAYPAAAHEPSMKRTFNGSTLHISRVKAGAEAQASFHRRSVNVWSENTEQTADDVREAAAGVEAAVVLVAGDPKAIGLLREHLTDQPPVGELVYVDGGRSDTSALAGLRASVDAAMREAMTARHRGVLDTLEAELAGGRALQGIPAVKEALAQGRVETLLLAADRSGDPVLHASRRDPQVLGTDPAALGDDPTVFSAPAAPLLLRAAALGGAAFTEILPPARATDGVAALLRY, from the coding sequence ATGGATCTTGCGTTTCTTCAGCCCCTGTACGAGGGCGAGGGCCCCGTCGCCTCCGTCCACCTGGACACGAGCCGTTCGGCGCACGACGCCGACAAGCAGATCGAGCTGCGCCGGCGCGCCGCGCTCCGGTCACTGGCCGAACAGGGCGCGGACCAGGCGACGCTGGACGTGCTGGAGCAGATGATCGGAGGCGTCGCCGAGGTGCCGGGGCCTCAAGGGGAGGCCCTGTTCGCATCGGCCGGGCGGCTTCTCGGAGCGTTCACCCTGACGGAGCCGCCCGCGGCCGACAGCGCGCTGTTGCTGCCCGTGCCCGACCCGCTGGGTCTGGTGATCGACCGGGACCATCAACTGCCGCACGTCGTCGTCGCCGTCGACCGCGAGGGAGGGGATGTGACCGCCTACCCCGCCGCAGCGCACGAGCCGTCCATGAAGCGCACCTTCAACGGCAGCACGCTGCACATCAGCCGGGTGAAGGCGGGCGCGGAGGCCCAGGCCTCCTTCCACCGGCGGTCGGTCAACGTGTGGAGCGAGAACACCGAGCAGACCGCCGACGACGTGCGCGAAGCGGCAGCCGGCGTGGAGGCCGCGGTGGTCCTGGTCGCCGGGGACCCCAAGGCGATCGGGCTGCTGCGCGAGCACCTGACGGACCAGCCACCGGTCGGGGAACTGGTCTACGTGGACGGAGGCCGCAGCGACACCTCGGCCCTCGCAGGTCTGCGGGCGAGCGTGGACGCGGCGATGCGCGAAGCCATGACCGCCCGTCACCGCGGCGTCCTGGACACCCTGGAGGCCGAGCTGGCCGGCGGGCGGGCCCTGCAGGGGATCCCGGCCGTGAAGGAGGCGCTGGCACAGGGCCGGGTGGAGACACTGCTGCTCGCCGCGGACCGCTCCGGCGACCCGGTCCTGCACGCCTCGCGCCGCGATCCCCAGGTGCTGGGCACCGACCCGGCGGCGCTGGGCGACGACCCGACGGTGTTCAGCGCGCCCGCGGCGCCGCTGCTGCTGCGCGCGGCCGCTCTGGGCGGTGCCGCCTTCACCGAGATCCTGCCGCCTGCCCGTGCGACGGACGGTGTGGCCGCCCTGCTGCGGTACTGA